TCCACCCAATGACATGTGCTCTGGAGAGAAAATCAACAACCTGTACAAGCCCCGACAGACAGGAACAACATACATACACCAACTATTAAGGAATAAATACCATGATCAGTGGACATGAGCGGGGAagttcaagttgttttttttctgatgacaATCATCTGATTTGGCGAAAAAGCTAAAGTCCGGTTAACTTACTTGTGAATTTGTGTTTCGCTTTTGACTGTATCCTCCGCCGCTCTCCACAGCGGCCATTTCACCCTGCTGCTGATCTGCGGAAGACGAGTTTGTAAGATCACTTCTGATAAAGTtgctacatttaaaaacagcagaCCATCAAACTGAGTTAACACTGTATTCAACAATGGGGAGAGAACACAAAGTACACGCATGGTCGACCTCACGAACAGAACTAAACTTTAGGAACCGTCTGACGTGAAGCAACTCAGAGAAGAAATGCAAGGAAATCCATGCCACAAGTGCTCCAAAGGGCCAGCTAGCCTATTAGCTAAGCTAACATGAACTCACCACAACAAGTAACGTCAATGCTCAGGAAAAATAACTACTAGCGAACTGTTAGCTACACATATCGACATGGTTTCAACTGCACTAACGTTACTAAATGTAACTTAACTAGTGCACGTGGATTTTATCAAATTCAATTATTGTGTAAGCAGTGCCAATTAAGAACAAAAGTTACGTTAACGTTACACAGGTCGCTAGCTTTTCTTGGTTGGCTAGTTAAGTGTTGTTGGCGACAATCAGCAGTTAACTAACGTTACTCACTTTTTAACTGATTGAGACGCTAGAAAACAATACAACTTTAGCTGTACTGTgattaaatttaaaacatatacTTTTCTTATACATAGAAGTGTTAACGTCATGCTTCGTACACAGCATGCCACTGACAAAAAGTTCACTTACTGCTCATTATTTGAAGACGGGAGGAGTTTCTCTGCTCTTTTTTCGGGTTGACAACTTTTCACAACTTCACACAAACTTGACGAGCTCCCCCTATGAAGGCGAAACACGAGTGCGCTTGATTTATGAACCTGCGAAGTTGGTAACCTACGAGCACGAACATTGACAAGCAACactataataaaaatgattagtTTCTTTATATAGCACCTATAAAAATAgagtttacaaagtgctttgacaGGAAAGGCAAGGCAAAAGCAGCATATTCAAAGGTCAATATAACAACAAGAGCTAAACAGTGGGGCcacacaataaaatataaaaacaattgttatttaagaagacaaaaaagacaaatatgctaataaaaagacaaaataataaagcTCACGTACTATACTTTTCCGGCTCTCTCTCCGGCTCTCTCCGGATCTCAGAATCTTCATCTAGTTTATCACTACGTTACCTTGCATTTATAGTTATTTGGCTTTGAATTATTACTTAATTAGCTACATATTTACTTTAAGTTGGCGCAATGGACAGTAGCTAACCTTATCGAacccaaaatgttaaattgcCTAATTATTTCACTaagtgtttaatttttaaacacattaaaaatagGTCCCCACCACCATTCAACTTAAGTTGTTGTAACGTAGCTGACGAGCTATTAACGTGCAGCAAAAACTGCTAGCCACATGCCCAACCCTTAACGTTTTTACATTTAGTTAATATGAAAAGACTGAAGTTTTCAGGTCATTAAAGcctaaaataatctttaaaaagactAGGTGTTGTGTTTGAAATTCAACTTAATTTGAATGTCTTTTGGCAACTGTTTACTATTTTACTGTTGCAATGGATAAAACAAGCGCACCCCTCTGGGAGCTGCTAGCGAAGGATTGTTGCTTTCCTCCAATGGAATAGGTCGTTTCTGCCAACGAGAAACAACTAGCAAAGGTAATTGGCCCAAAGGCGGATAATTGGGCGGGACAAAGCATGGTAGGTTGTATCCCTTAGTATGATTGACGTTGGAttacattagctagctaacgctataTGTTTTTCGCTTAAATGTCGCCGTGAGTAAATATGTTCACGTTAATATTGCCATTCCCCCTCACTCcttttgtgattttgttttatcattCAACAGTTTAAGACTTTGATGGGTCATATTTTGCTTAGCACACGGAGGTGGGGAAGGAGGAAGGCAGGCGGACTTGGTATTTTTTAAGTCTTGCCTCCGTGGCCACTGGCCACTCCCTGGTGGTGTCCTGTGGGCTGGGAAACAGCAAGGAGGCGGGAGGAGTCGGTCAGGGTGGAGGAGAAGAGACCCCATCACACTCAAACACTGGCTGTAACCTCGCTGGGAGGAGAAAATTGACTCGCTTGTGGGAGGGCTTTTAATATTGGGATGTGCTAGGGGGCTGTCAGTGAAGCAGCACATGTGCCCATGTAAACAGGACAGAGGGTGGAGTCCATCTTCAGGACAAGACTGCATCCACCCATCTGTCTGAAGTCAATCACACTGATGTTACTATACAATTGATTCATTTTCCAATTTTAAGCCCGttctacacaaacacagacccaACACGGTCTAACAATACATTGTATAAGTGTAGAAACTGGCTCCCGAATATGCTGAATTCAGgcatatacattttataatttacacctgtgcttttcttacTTTGACATGTAAAAGGTCTAAAACCCTGTCTCCTGCAAAATAAAGAGTAGGCTAACACATACATTTAATGGGGTATTTAAAGTTGATGGTGACTATAATATATAGGCTAGCATAAATTAGGATATAATTGGAATAAATCAAATAGAGCAAGCAAGTTGTACTGAGGGGTAGGCTACAGTAGGCAGTTCTTACCACTGTTTAGTTCCTTCAATTCCTTGGGCAAGTCAGTAGCCTATAGTATGCCATTCCTGTGCTATCTCtattaaaaaaggaagtttttctaTTTGTATAATAAGTTTAATTAGAAAATGAACTGTAGACTGTAGGCCGCTGTGTCAAACACATGATATCAACAAATGAAACATACAAATGTAAAAGGTAACAAACCATCCATAGGGCGTTATAAATGTTAATAGGCTACATCAAAAGGCTTATAGAAGATAAAGGGTTTCTCACTTTCTAATAAGCCATAAGTGACCTTTTATAAAGTCATTGATAAGTCTCCAAAAGCGCAGGTGTCAATGTTAACCTTACATTGTTGACTGTTGCAATCCAGATGTGGCCATTAGTGGATGTGATGGTGAAGGAGAACAACCTGGCAGTCGTCGATCCCTAGCCCAAGTCATTGCtagtaaattattatttaatccttagttaagcaattatttatttagcttATTTAGTTATAGTCTTTTTGTGTGACTTAAATAGTGCCTAAAAGTTAACGTTCATTAGTGGGAAATCACAGAGAAGGATGCCAGCTGCAGGCATTCGTGATCAGATGATTTGAGGGTTTTCACACCGGCCacccaaaaattaaaaagccgTTATAGAATATGTCTTAAATGGAATATTAATTCTTAATTGTACAAAACAATAAACGTATTTGTGTCATGTTGGAGTTGCTAAAGCCTATTGGTCATCACAACGTAACCTCTGACATTTCCAATGACCTGTTCCGATCAGTCTGCTGTTGTGTCTGCAGGATGTGTCACAGCTGCGTCCCACGCTGATGAAACTGTGGTATTTCAGATGAGATGCAAAGTCACTTCCTATACAGACTGCTAAAAACTCAAACTCCATACCCTGTGATAAGCAACCACACATGCAGGCAAACTGACACGATTTTAGAAGAACTCACCAGGAACTCGTCCCCGTAAAGGAATCCCAGGGCGCAGGCTGCGTGCAGCTTGACGGTTTACTAAATATCAGATCTGTTAGATAACTCATAACTCCGACAACAGGAAACGAGAGAAAGAGCGCCACTGACTCAGTCGAAACCTGCATCTAGGAAGGTAAAGCTGCTTTTCTTCTCTCAACGCTGTTTGCTATTTtgctttagttttacatttgagctttttttttttatacagctaaaaacacaacctGCCAAGAAAATATTATAGGCAATTCCCAAGAAAATAGTATAGGCTATGCTAAGGATGACAGGAAAATAGGCTACTTTGATAATAGCGACAAACATGTcaatttcccccccaaaaaaagcatGTTCTCTTCATATATTCTTTATAACAAGCTTTTATATCCTATGCATATCCAGTTTTCTATTCATCAAAACTGTAGTTTTTCTAAACTAACCACATGTTTGGTTGGAAACTAATGGATATGCAATGAGGACTCTGAGCATGAATTCACATATGATATTAATCCTTTTGCAAGTTTGAATTTAAACCATTTGCCACTCTGTATTTGCATCTGTTGTGTTCCATGCTCTCCTTTACTGTAGTAACCTTACATGATTTATAGGTATGTATAGGTAGGCTCCATCTTTTATATGcgctttattttttaacaaactcaGATATTTGCTTTTTCATGAACTTCATGCAGAATGGTCCTGCTTATTCttatagtttaatttatattagGGTTAGACTGATATTTAGCCGTTTTGGCTTTCAGTGAAGTTTTACTGTCAGTGAAGGCCACCcacagaaatgtgtttgtatgaagaaaagaaaagccgGATCCATTTCTCTACAATTCTGATGGAATCAATCTAATTTAATGCAAATAATATATCAATTTCTATTCAGCTGCGTGAAAGGCTTGTCCAATTTGCCATATAATAGCCTACATTTTATGAGGAAGCATAATACATTCAACTTTCCAGCCGGGTCCCATCTGCACTCTCGGAGTCTCTGCAAcatcattgcagccggggaatgacagTAATGACACTAGCAGCACTTACCTATAGATATTGTAGTTGGGACATCACAACTGTAGGCTACAGAAGTTCTGACAGCTTGTTTAAAGGCACCGTTTCtgacctgagtgtgtgtgtatttctctttGGGTTTAGTGCTTTAATACTTTCACAGTTTTCACCTTTACctgctataaaataaaaaaagacatggaaatctcactttttacaaaatgagaCATTCAAACCAAAATatcagaagaaaaatgtaaactgttCTGTCCTTATGCCTGTAGCTTCAACTCCACCATGTTTCCCGGGCTGCATGTAAACCTTCATTCAGACAGTCGTTGATGTAAACTGAGGCGATGGAGAGCCCGTCGTCCACAGCGAGGCGGCGAGCCTGGATCAACAGCAGCCGACAGTGGCCCACCCTGGAGCTGGACCCTGAGGGACCACCGAGCAACCTCCCCTCGGCCTCTATAGCCGATGATGATGTCTTTTCTGACGGTGAGTCCAAACTCAGGAGAGTGCGAAGATCTACAGTTTGCAGATGAATTAGGCTTGAGGAGGCCCATGATCAATAACCTAGTGTCACTGTAATTTCTGTCATTCCAGAtacttaaaagaaaagaaatggcatATCTAAGCGATTAAACATGAAAACttggaagacttttttttaggaatatatatattaatttaaattgatttcaaAGAAAGCATACATGTTTGTTAAATGGAGTGAAgagttgtcaaattaatgagaATTATTCATCATAAAGCTAAGTGTTGTACATGTGGGATTTCCACAGGATGCTTCACAGGAAAGATCGAGAACTGGCTCCTGAGATGTGGGTGAGTTGGCTCGCTTTACTACTCAGTTTTTCTTGTTGCAAGATGATCTTTGTTTTTTAGCTCAGGCTCTGAAATACAAGGTATCAGTCGTTGGAAACTGGTTTAACAAGCAGTAAAGTAGAAAGTGGAAACTCTGAGCTCTGAAGTCAGGTGTTCCAGGAAGACGGTGTGGTGAGGTAGCcacagtattgtttttgttttagccttagattatgtttttttataattccattggggaaaaaacaagcatatttcaATTCTTATAACCATAATCAGATGACTTTGTAGGCCATGACATGATGCTGACAACATTTCACAGCAATGTTGACTattctaacaaaaaaaagtaattactgtaaaaatatctGCATACAGTTCAACAAGTCCTCCACTCTCAAGGCGGTTTCACTAAGAAAGCACAGAAGCCCTTCCCGGTTTTTAAGATTTCGCTGCGGTTTAGAGTAAGGTTTttatatcaaataaaataacagtTCTGTCATATTGTTATGAAACTGATTGGAGGAAGACGttcagcacacacagacattatcTCATGGTTCTTATTTCAGTTACTGAGAAGGAAGCTTGTAGTCAGTGATGTCCTACACGCAGCGTGTGTCTAAGTGGCTCCTAACACTGAAGAATACAGTAAAATGAGTGACGTGATGGTTTAAGTATTCTGAGAACTGGACATAAAAATGTCCAGATCAGTTTGGAGGTGTTGACACTAATGCTTCTCTGCATGTGAACATTTCTATAAGAGGAAGTTGACAAACGTCAGCATCCTGTTGAGAGCTGATTAATCTCACAAGCGTGCTCTGTAGCTAGGCTGCTACTTCCAGATGAGGTTATCTATGTAAACGCTATCACTTATTTGAAAGGAGAAGCATGCAAATggcactgtatatatgtgtatttatgcaATTAATATTGGTTTATGTGTTGCAGGTCCGAGGCGTGCTCAGAGAAGACTGGCCAGCTGAGTTTCGGTGCGTACGAACTGAAACAAAGTCTTACATAACAATGTACCATTTATCAAACCTGTGATGCATCTAACAATTTTGCTGTTGCGTGTGGTAAATGCACATCAACTCAAACACACTTTTTCTTAAACCACACTGTTATGAGTAAACTACTCAACAGTATATGATGTCATTAAATTAGATCCACCTTGACCAGCTACAACAGGAAAgtgttacaaaaaataatagaataatagTATAACATAATAGTATAAAATTCACATTCTGAATTGTAGTTATTACAAGTAGTAATTTTACTgttgatactttaagtatacTTTCATgataataatatactgtatatttgataAGATTAAGaatgtaaaatttaaatgaatctGTCGTATAACTATAGTGCAgtataaagtacaatatttcctgGGAATTTCAGATGAGTAGAAGTATAAGCTAGcatgaaattgaaatgaaagtaCCTCACATCTATTCTTCAGTAAAGTAGTagagtaaatatacagtaccaaGAAGGACACTATTTACTATAAGGACAATATTTCAAAACAGGATTTTGTCCATtcttttgttgttaattttagAATATTAAGTTACGTGCCACTTCATGTGAAATTACTCAAAGCATCGACTGTGTGTCCTTTCTTCAGAGTCTGGGCTGAAAGGCAGCAACTTTGACGATGAGCTAAGTCTTGGTGCTGATggtaagtacacacacacacacacacacacataaaaaaaacacacaagaaaagtAACTAGtcaggacttttttttgtattctctaCGGTTGTTCTGTTTGTAATAGTGGAGACCAATACGCACAGTAAGAGACTGACCCTTGTTAATAAGTCAGAGAAATGTCCAGTGCTACACCCTATTGCTGTATGTCTGCCAAGAGGATACATTTAAAGGGTAGAGTAGAAAGTTCCCCCTTTAAATAGTTAATAATTCtaaggatttttctttttctacattttgaaatgcatccACACttgcaaaataaaagtgtatttaACATCAAATATTGTCACAATTTAAGTAGTAAGACTAATATGGGTGTAACAGCAGGGTAAAGAATTGCATAATGCCTGTAGTTTCGTTGCTTGGAGCCTTACATTTAACTGTCTTGTGGTACAAAACAAATATCAGTAACATGACACCATATGTGGATGTCAGCGTATGACAAGAGCCATCCGGGTTCAAACCCTCTGGTCAGCTCGGGCCCTTCTGTGGGACATGTTCTCTCCCTGTGTCAGTGTGGGTTTTCTCCAGGTTCCGCGGCATCCTCCCACAATCCAAAGACATGCAGGTTAATTGGTGACTTTAAATTGCCCATAGGTGTGTATGGTGATTGGTTGTCTGTGTTTGATTGATTGGCATGCCTTGCCTCTAGCCCAATGACAGCTGGGACAGACTTCAGCCCCACGTGAGCCTGTCAAGGATAAGTGGTTACAGATAACGTTTGGATGACACCTTATGTATTTAACATAACAGATATTCATCTTTTAATGACATCCTGatagatgtttttatgttatattACTTCTGCAGCTGTATTACAGCTTCTGTCAGCATGATTAGGCACACAGGGATCAAGAGTTGTGTGCTGCGTGAATATAAATTAAGTATTTGGCAACTCACccaacaaactgaaaataaactgTGGAACCTACAGTCAGATGCTTTGAACATATCACTCTTTCATTCTgaaatgctttcttttttgtttcagctTCATGTTTAAATGCTGCAGAGATTACATCTGAAAGAGGGTGAGTAGCAACTGTAGTGGCAGTAACAATAAAACTACAAGATACGGGGAATGTTGGGCTATTGAACACGCTAATAttagttgataaaaaaaacatgttgcttgAATGATGATGCTGACGGTAACTGACTTAACTCAATTTCCTATTTTCCGCACTAGAACATATTTACTTTAAGAGAGCGACACATCACGCCTAACTTAGAGACAAGTCTGGGTGTCAGGTCTGGGTTACACCCCGCATACTGAGggtgtttttattgaaatgatCCACTGTAGCACTCATTTATAACTAAAGTATGATCTGTTAAATGGACACCTTTTTAGTTTTGAAAGACTATTTGAGGACACGTGACTTTCTGAATTCACTAAATCAACACTAAAGAAACTTTAAAGAACGGACTGttgctatttttcttcttttcctccctctgcGATGACCAAGAAGCCTTGCACTCCATCCCATATCCAAGCAAGGTCCCAGCAGACTCACCAGGTCAGTGGACAACTTCTCCCTTAGCCCAAGATGAACAGATCAGAACAGATCCAAGAAGTATTACAAATAATTTTGTTCATAGGAACCTTTCTGTTGAAGaaaacttttatttcttttctttaaataatgcaAATCAAAAACTAAGTGAGGCTTTTTGTTTGCTTCTCTGACAAGTCTTTATCTACATTCTGAAGCGTAACTATAGGATTTGCGTTTTTACTTTGATTAATACTTTACATTACTATATGTTTATCATGCATTGCATCTTGTCTTGTCTGCAGTACCCCTTGTCAGAAATTGTGTCTGCCTTCACTGAACTTGGGCCAGAGCATGGCCTCCAgctgcctctcctcctccacctatAAGACTACATCAAGGTCAGGCTtcaacactatttttttttctggcctGTTTGTACCtgattaatatatatttattctcTGATagtatttcagtttatttattgttttcatttgtatgtATTGGTCCtatgttttatcattttagaaaagcactttgtaactctCTTAATAAGCATTACGCATGCTTGAATTGTAATCATCAAATCTCCAATTTCCCAAAACTcctttaaacataaaataaatgtaatctttccttttttccttacATCCACACTAGTATATCAGAGATCCTGCAGTTGTGTTCGGAGGACGCAGAGGAGACGCTCTACGAGTTGGGTTTTGGCTGCGATGAGCCGCAGGTCACTGTCCGCATCCCTTCTCGCTTCTTCACCTTCCCCTCCATGTCTCGGGGCATCAACTTCCGCCTCTTCCTGGACTCACAGTTACGGCGTATACGTGAAGAAGACCCCAGCCTCTCTCTTGCTAGTAAGACCACGGAGTCATCTTTGTCACGTGAATTGTATGATACTGTTTGATGTGTGATAAGGTGAAGTAAATCTGGGATGTAGCAAACGAGATCCATCATCCCTTCGGTTTCttgttttaaattgcattttattcttCCCACAGGTCGTTTCAGACAAGTGCAAGTGCTCACAGCAATGGCCAACGCTTTCTACTCCCTCTACTCTCATGTGTCCCGCACTCCTCTACAGAAACTGGCCACACCAGAGTTCACCTTCTCCTCGTCTCCCGTGGAGAGGATCGAACGCTTCAGGAGCCCTGTCCGCAGCGAGCCACGCTCGCCGGTGGAGAGGCTGAAGGACACCGTCTCCAAGATGTGTCTCTACACGGGCTCTCCTCGCGGGTCAGACTCCACCTCTCCGCAGCCCTCACCCAGGAAACAATCCAGCCTCCCTGACGTTGTGGATTTAGTCCTGGAAAAAGTCAAGACTGGAGCGAGCAAGAAAGTGGATTTGGGGGAACATTATAACAGGAATCCAGCTCGGGATGTTAAGCTGGTCACGGAGGGTGATAAGTCCTGTGACAGTGGCAAAGAGGAGCATACACAGCAGACTGTGGTGGACACAGACATTCTTCAAAATGGAAATAAGATCTATGATAGGGAGATGCAGGGCAGCAAACAAACTGATAACATTGACCACCTCGCGAGCAGGACTCACAGTGTAAGAACAACTCTAGCATTATCAGGAGAAACTGAGATAAAATCACATCAGCTGGACTCATGTTCAACTCAAAGTGAGACAAGGACTGCTGATCTGAAACCAGTTGCGAAGGTTACATACGACCTAATCTGCCCTCAGATAGTCGAAAATGTACACCAGGCACCTTTCTGTTGTCAACTCACACATTGTCCAAAAGCAAATACTTTACCTCCTGTCTCCTCTAAGACCAAACACATAGATAAATCATGTCCTGGATCACATATACAAACAGCTTTCCCTCAGCCAGATGCCAGACAGCTGGATGCAGCCACATCACTTGCTGTCCCAGCCCCCACTACTAGCTACATCAATTGCAGCATCACTGTGACTGGCTGGGAGGGGGACGACGTCTCTGCCACTTCAAACGCAGCAGATTCTGGTCTTACTTTTACTGTCACACCTGTCGAGACGTGTGAGGAATCATTTAACGAGGGGAAAAGCTGGTACCTGAAACCACAGAAACATCAGGGCCTGGGCCAGAACTCCAATAACCTGCAACAGGGTAACTCCTTTGAGCTGGAAGAGGTATGGGTTTTACaatagtatttttgttttttgcaggtaaaaatgtaatattataaaaaaaagttacaacaTTTCTTTAGATGAGGTATGTAATTTGTTACATCTTTAGCGCCATTTGGAAATAATGAACCATATAAAGAATGATTATGTTGATTttgcaaaaaatacaacaaacattttcttgtgGTAATTGATGTAAATACTCTCTCATAAATCCAGGTTAAATGGTCATCATAATACTAATTAGAACTTGTTTTGAAAGTTAGGAAACTAACATGAATGGAGTATGCTAAACACCAGGACATATTAATGTTGTCCAGTTTAAACTATTATTCTAGTTATACTAGTGAAATGCGCTCTTTCCTTCATGGATGCTGTTAGGTTCTAGCTCATCGTACAGGCCAGCGTACCGGTGTTACTGTGTGCTGTTGTCTGATGTGTACAGTGCTGTGGAAAATGAATTTCCAGACAATAAAGTCTAAATTTTAAACAGACTTGGTCTCATGTGAAACGTTCACAAGACTGGAGAAGATTTTTGTTCTCAATAAGTAGAGACAGAGATGCAGAGCATTACGTTTCTCCCCAGTGTTCACACAGAATACAGAATTTTGAGAAGTAATCATATAGTAAAACTGTTCCCGTACAAAGGTCTTGATGAAATACTGTGGGCAccatatttaaattataaaatggtTATTGGAGAATATTCAAGTTATTATATAACAGTTGgcagtaaaatgtacaaaaaagttttattggaaacaaattcaatttcacATGGAACTCACATTGTTGTTCATTGTTTCTCTAAAACTGGGCAACCTTTTCTACTACCACAACAAAGAAAGTCTCTCTCAAATGTCAGCCTAATTGTCGAGGGTTTCAGCAACTAAAActcacttaaaaaaacagcttaagTTCCTTATTCGAATTATCAGAAAATCAAGATGCAGATCTGCCTTTTCGGAGAATGAGGTTAACATCAAACACACCAGTGGGAGGAGATGACAGAAACATGGTCAGCCTGCATTGTGCAAAAGACATTATCTAGTCCAAACCGTTCACTCTTTTCAATACTTGTTCCAGCTGAGTGCAACGCAGTATATTAAGGTGGGTGGTAAGGAATCCTTACACCCAAGACACAGCGAGTACTTGGAGAAAATAATCTGGAAAATCACTATCATCAATTTTCAAAGACCATGACAGGAAATTACAGGAAAAGAAATCACAggtttaaattataaatgaaacagTAGCAGTTATAATGAGCTTGAAAACATTGGAACTCCAAATAATAGGTTTGTTTGGTCAGTGATATTGAAAGTGAAAATTGATGACATtggtttatcttttttttttcttcctctcataCTCCAATCGTAAATGAATTCACTCCTCATGCAAAAGTGTGCTAAAAGAGGTCTTGTCAGTGTCAAATTGTAAAGCTGTAGTAATTACACTTTACAATGTTGTTGGCACATTCAGGAGTAAATTAAATCAATGAGATTTTATATGTAATTGTAATGCTGTAGAGTATTTTGTAATTGTCCTCACAAATGAAACACACAATATGAgtactttctctctttttgctctGAAAGCAATCAACTTGAGCCAAATTCAAGCAACAAAGTCTATAAAGAAGCAAAAATTGCACACATTACAAGGACAAGTCATCATTTTCAGTCATCTGAGTCTACAGATCCTTCTCACCATTTCTACTTTGTGAACGCCAAAGAGTAACATGGTTAGAAAG
The Etheostoma cragini isolate CJK2018 chromosome 4, CSU_Ecrag_1.0, whole genome shotgun sequence genome window above contains:
- the tespa1 gene encoding protein TESPA1; translated protein: MESPSSTARRRAWINSSRQWPTLELDPEGPPSNLPSASIADDDVFSDGCFTGKIENWLLRCGSEACSEKTGQLSFESGLKGSNFDDELSLGADASCLNAAEITSERGLALHPISKQGPSRLTSTPCQKLCLPSLNLGQSMASSCLSSSTYKTTSSISEILQLCSEDAEETLYELGFGCDEPQVTVRIPSRFFTFPSMSRGINFRLFLDSQLRRIREEDPSLSLASRFRQVQVLTAMANAFYSLYSHVSRTPLQKLATPEFTFSSSPVERIERFRSPVRSEPRSPVERLKDTVSKMCLYTGSPRGSDSTSPQPSPRKQSSLPDVVDLVLEKVKTGASKKVDLGEHYNRNPARDVKLVTEGDKSCDSGKEEHTQQTVVDTDILQNGNKIYDREMQGSKQTDNIDHLASRTHSVRTTLALSGETEIKSHQLDSCSTQSETRTADLKPVAKVTYDLICPQIVENVHQAPFCCQLTHCPKANTLPPVSSKTKHIDKSCPGSHIQTAFPQPDARQLDAATSLAVPAPTTSYINCSITVTGWEGDDVSATSNAADSGLTFTVTPVETCEESFNEGKSWYLKPQKHQGLGQNSNNLQQGNSFELEEVWVLQ